In Turicibacter sanguinis, a genomic segment contains:
- the feoB gene encoding ferrous iron transport protein B, protein MRYMLIGNPNVGKTTLFNNLTGSNAHVGNWSGVTVDKLEGSIKKTDDVLIDLPGTYSVTPSSEDEGVVTFAILNEDYNGFLNIVDATHLKRNLHLTIQLLEAGVPMTIAMNMMDALNRKGLQLNVEKLQALIGVPISLISARKNQGMDDLISVLPTSSSKVAFNLYYGVEVESAISKISALLDSTPTHLDSRWIAIQILEGNEGIFSHLSLSHADEIRQVVAKTEQIIIEKEIALSLKGAIFNKRREFIYKVYQESMEVIPGFQPDVKPKLTSVDRILTHPIWGAIIFFIFMLLIYSITFDLVGNRISDGFDGVLNDWIIPQIENLLVMLGASPDGFIYGAIIDGLVAGVGGVIIFLPQILILFFCLSLMEATGYMARVAIVMDYIFSRFGLNGKAIVPLVTGFGCNVPAIMATRTIPDRSERIKTMMIIPFMSCSARLPVYVLFVGMFFSRFQSLIIMALYLLGIIIALLSAKLLSVSMFKKTETNFILEIPPYRVPQFKNLLNQTLNRGSDFLHTAGKFIILGSIIMWILNEMGPAGLHVSGDESYLAILGGVLAPLFLPLGFGTWQAASSLVVGFLAKELVASSMLIICGGEAGLMNLFTPLQAFSFLVFSLLYIPCLSTVGVMYQETKSAKTTMMMVGFGLIVAYVVTFVFYQIGHFIF, encoded by the coding sequence ATGAGATACATGTTAATAGGAAATCCAAATGTAGGGAAGACCACTTTATTTAATAATTTAACGGGTTCGAATGCTCATGTTGGAAACTGGAGTGGGGTAACGGTTGACAAGCTAGAGGGAAGTATTAAGAAAACGGATGACGTTTTAATCGATCTTCCTGGAACTTATAGTGTGACTCCAAGTAGTGAAGACGAGGGAGTTGTGACATTTGCCATTTTAAATGAAGATTACAATGGATTTTTAAATATTGTAGATGCCACACACTTAAAGCGTAATTTACATTTGACGATTCAGTTGTTAGAAGCTGGCGTTCCAATGACCATTGCGATGAATATGATGGATGCCTTAAATAGAAAAGGATTGCAATTAAATGTAGAAAAGTTACAAGCGTTGATTGGTGTGCCAATTTCATTAATTTCCGCCCGTAAAAATCAAGGAATGGATGACTTAATTAGCGTGTTACCTACATCAAGTTCAAAGGTAGCCTTTAATTTGTATTATGGTGTGGAAGTTGAGAGTGCGATTAGTAAAATTAGTGCGTTACTTGATTCAACACCTACTCATTTGGATTCACGTTGGATTGCGATTCAAATTTTAGAAGGAAATGAAGGGATTTTTAGTCATTTATCTTTATCACATGCGGATGAGATTCGACAGGTGGTTGCTAAAACAGAGCAAATCATTATCGAAAAAGAAATTGCCCTATCATTAAAAGGAGCCATTTTTAATAAACGACGTGAGTTTATTTATAAGGTATATCAAGAATCGATGGAAGTAATTCCAGGGTTTCAACCGGATGTGAAGCCGAAGTTAACGAGTGTTGATCGCATTTTAACGCATCCAATTTGGGGAGCTATCATCTTCTTTATTTTTATGCTTCTCATTTATTCGATTACATTTGATTTAGTTGGAAATCGTATTTCGGATGGATTTGATGGCGTTTTAAATGATTGGATTATCCCACAAATCGAGAATTTATTAGTGATGCTAGGGGCCTCACCTGATGGATTTATTTACGGTGCCATAATAGATGGTCTTGTAGCTGGGGTTGGTGGTGTGATTATATTCTTACCTCAAATTTTAATTTTGTTCTTCTGTTTATCGTTAATGGAGGCAACAGGTTACATGGCACGTGTGGCGATTGTGATGGATTATATTTTCTCTCGCTTTGGATTAAATGGAAAAGCCATTGTTCCCTTAGTCACAGGATTTGGATGTAACGTTCCCGCTATTATGGCGACTCGTACGATTCCAGATCGTTCAGAACGTATTAAAACGATGATGATTATTCCATTTATGTCATGTTCAGCTCGTTTACCGGTTTATGTTTTATTCGTGGGAATGTTTTTTAGTCGTTTTCAGTCGTTAATTATCATGGCCCTTTATTTACTAGGCATTATCATCGCTTTATTAAGTGCTAAATTATTATCGGTCTCGATGTTTAAGAAAACAGAAACGAATTTTATTTTAGAAATTCCACCGTATCGTGTGCCACAATTTAAAAATTTATTAAATCAAACGTTAAATCGTGGAAGTGACTTCTTACATACTGCAGGGAAATTTATTATTTTAGGTTCAATTATTATGTGGATCTTAAATGAGATGGGGCCAGCCGGCCTACATGTTTCAGGTGACGAGAGTTATTTAGCGATACTCGGTGGTGTCTTAGCTCCTTTGTTTTTACCTCTTGGATTTGGAACTTGGCAAGCTGCGAGTAGTTTAGTGGTCGGATTCTTAGCCAAAGAACTTGTGGCTTCATCTATGCTTATTATCTGTGGTGGTGAAGCGGGACTAATGAACTTATTTACGCCACTTCAAGCATTTTCTTTCTTAGTGTTCTCACTCCTTTACATCCCATGTTTATCGACCGTTGGGGTAATGTATCAAGAAACAAAATCAGCGAAGACGACGATGATGATGGTTGGCTTTGGATTGATTGTGGCTTATGTTGTGACGTTTGTCTTTTATCAAATAGGTCATTTTATATTTTAA
- a CDS encoding FeoA family protein: MDLSTLKIGETAVILEFNGISDSFSRRLYDVGISIGSEVTMLNVLNFGQLFYISIEDVDFCIRVEDAKKIKIEKIS, encoded by the coding sequence ATGGATTTATCGACATTAAAAATAGGTGAAACGGCTGTCATTCTTGAATTTAATGGGATTTCTGATAGTTTTAGTCGTCGTCTTTATGATGTAGGGATTTCAATTGGTTCTGAAGTGACGATGTTGAATGTGTTAAACTTTGGACAATTATTTTATATATCAATCGAAGATGTTGATTTTTGCATCCGTGTTGAAGATGCGAAAAAAATTAAAATAGAAAAAATATCATGA
- a CDS encoding nucleoside recognition domain-containing protein codes for MKNIMKSVVLLLFLVLLLLYPAPIIASTKTGLLTWAEKVVPALFPFFVLTRLMIYYQVPQMIGKLFAPIFKSVLKISPLSFFVMFMSFISGNPSGPKMAREYYDKHLISERELTGLLYFCNFSSPLFIIGTIGVVLYQSTQIGYLLLTSHLLGSITVFILCYPYFKTTSSKTLNIEYPTQSFATILIDCIESSIQTLLRVGGIIVFFYIVSEAFNIIHLIEWFDQLLAPILSSMNINTIEPFFAGLLEFTQGVTKVASASFPFKTKLILTAFIVSFTGLSIHTQTFMFAKNLNVSYIKYLFMRCVHGISSALIVLFGYQYLEQTDDVFLQVGFHPLFILNPFVKLTLGFMISYLILKPLQLIIHQMDRYKKAKR; via the coding sequence ATGAAAAATATAATGAAATCTGTTGTGTTATTATTATTTCTAGTTTTATTACTGCTTTATCCCGCTCCTATTATTGCCTCGACAAAAACTGGACTCTTAACATGGGCTGAAAAAGTAGTTCCCGCTCTCTTTCCATTCTTTGTGCTCACTCGCTTGATGATTTACTATCAAGTGCCTCAAATGATTGGAAAATTATTCGCACCCATTTTCAAATCGGTTCTTAAAATTTCGCCTTTATCCTTCTTTGTGATGTTCATGAGCTTCATTAGTGGAAATCCATCAGGGCCGAAAATGGCACGTGAGTACTATGATAAGCATCTGATTTCCGAACGAGAGCTAACTGGACTTCTTTATTTTTGTAACTTTTCAAGTCCACTCTTTATCATTGGAACAATCGGAGTTGTCCTTTATCAATCGACACAAATAGGATATCTGTTATTAACGAGTCATCTTCTTGGGTCTATCACTGTTTTTATTCTGTGTTATCCCTATTTTAAGACGACCTCTTCTAAAACACTTAATATCGAATATCCAACACAATCCTTTGCTACTATTTTAATCGACTGTATTGAAAGTAGCATTCAAACCTTATTACGTGTGGGTGGAATTATCGTCTTTTTCTACATTGTCTCAGAAGCTTTTAACATCATTCACTTAATTGAGTGGTTCGATCAACTGTTAGCACCTATTTTATCTTCTATGAACATCAACACGATTGAGCCATTCTTTGCAGGACTGCTCGAGTTTACACAAGGTGTGACAAAAGTTGCCTCAGCTTCTTTCCCATTTAAAACGAAACTGATTTTAACTGCCTTTATTGTGAGCTTTACAGGGCTTTCAATTCACACTCAAACCTTTATGTTCGCTAAAAATTTAAACGTTTCTTACATCAAGTACTTATTCATGCGATGCGTACACGGTATAAGTAGCGCTCTGATCGTCCTATTTGGCTATCAATACCTCGAGCAAACAGATGATGTATTTTTACAAGTCGGATTTCATCCGTTATTCATTCTAAATCCTTTTGTTAAATTAACACTTGGATTCATGATTTCATATCTGATTCTTAAACCTCTACAACTTATCATTCATCAGATGGATCGTTATAAAAAAGCAAAAAGATGA
- a CDS encoding cytochrome b5-like heme/steroid binding domain-containing protein, translating into MPLKSYDDGKTHRATVSKLIYPNQVFTLEEINRFFNGKNGNPTYVVVNGLVFDITDRLNDFYEEFGYIDEVKTEINDCHLGKVKMLVNETNLVGYIKHK; encoded by the coding sequence ATGCCTTTAAAAAGTTATGATGATGGTAAAACGCACCGTGCCACTGTTTCTAAACTTATTTATCCTAATCAAGTGTTCACGTTAGAAGAAATTAATCGTTTCTTCAATGGAAAGAATGGAAATCCAACTTACGTGGTTGTCAATGGGTTAGTATTTGATATTACCGATCGTTTGAATGATTTTTACGAAGAGTTTGGATATATTGATGAAGTTAAAACAGAAATTAATGATTGTCACTTAGGAAAAGTTAAAATGCTGGTGAACGAAACAAATTTAGTCGGGTATATTAAACACAAATAA
- the coaD gene encoding pantetheine-phosphate adenylyltransferase yields the protein MKKIGIYPGTFDPVTNGHLDIIGRGYELFDYLYIAVAENINKKTLFTVEERVDMLKKATKHLERVEVVVCADALVVDFANQLGAKTILRGLRAVTDFEYEFQIATTNKRLQPSIETVFLMTRAENMFLSSSTTKEVARFGGDVSSFVPEFVQEALKKKFNK from the coding sequence ATGAAAAAGATTGGAATTTATCCAGGAACGTTTGATCCTGTTACCAATGGTCATTTAGATATCATTGGTCGTGGATATGAATTATTTGATTATTTATATATCGCTGTTGCTGAAAATATTAATAAAAAAACATTGTTTACGGTCGAGGAACGTGTTGACATGTTAAAAAAAGCAACCAAACATTTAGAACGTGTTGAAGTCGTTGTTTGTGCTGATGCGTTAGTAGTTGATTTTGCTAATCAACTTGGTGCTAAAACGATTTTACGTGGATTACGAGCGGTAACGGATTTTGAATATGAGTTTCAAATTGCAACGACGAATAAACGATTACAACCTAGTATTGAAACAGTGTTTTTAATGACGCGTGCTGAAAACATGTTTTTATCATCCTCTACGACAAAAGAAGTTGCTAGATTTGGTGGAGATGTTTCAAGCTTTGTTCCTGAGTTTGTGCAAGAGGCATTAAAGAAAAAATTTAATAAATAA
- the rsmD gene encoding 16S rRNA (guanine(966)-N(2))-methyltransferase RsmD: MRVVAGTLKGRSIKAVKGTNTRPTTDKVKESIFNIIGPYFDGGIALDLFGGSGNLGIESLSRGIDKVIFVDRETIAINTIKENVKDLRIEDCVEIYRNDYFRALKALVKRDIQFDLILLDPPYKGQKINEIIEFVNEHNLLASGGIIMAECLKEDELHEMIGDIKQVKREIYGITSITIYHRD, from the coding sequence ATGCGAGTCGTAGCCGGAACATTAAAAGGAAGAAGCATCAAAGCAGTAAAAGGTACGAATACTCGACCAACGACTGATAAAGTAAAGGAAAGTATTTTTAATATTATTGGCCCATATTTTGATGGTGGAATCGCTCTTGATTTATTTGGTGGAAGTGGAAATTTAGGAATCGAGTCATTAAGTCGAGGAATTGATAAAGTCATTTTTGTCGATCGAGAAACGATTGCTATTAACACGATTAAAGAAAATGTTAAAGATTTACGAATTGAAGATTGCGTCGAAATTTATCGTAATGATTATTTTAGAGCGTTAAAGGCGTTAGTCAAGCGAGACATTCAGTTTGATTTAATTTTATTAGATCCACCTTATAAGGGACAGAAAATTAATGAGATTATTGAGTTTGTAAATGAACACAACCTATTAGCATCTGGGGGAATCATTATGGCGGAGTGCTTAAAAGAAGATGAATTGCATGAGATGATAGGGGATATCAAACAAGTTAAACGTGAAATTTATGGCATCACATCCATTACGATTTATCATCGTGATTAA
- a CDS encoding RDD family protein, producing MKESYYLAPFKKRMNAHALDLSMTIGLMFILILALTGPIQYPVVIIVFYVMAILFPSLNHGQTIGKKLMKIKPVMIKDEKELTWWQIHLRELFKYLSLYFSFGITHLASFYMISERKDKRTIHDLIFKTRVVDLDPQLLYAQRDQAAEDDYYNHYNSQRSIR from the coding sequence ATGAAAGAAAGTTATTATCTTGCTCCATTTAAAAAACGAATGAATGCCCATGCTTTGGATTTATCGATGACGATTGGTCTTATGTTTATTCTTATTTTGGCACTAACAGGGCCGATTCAATACCCTGTGGTTATCATTGTCTTTTATGTCATGGCCATCTTATTTCCTAGCTTAAATCATGGACAAACGATTGGAAAAAAATTAATGAAAATTAAACCGGTTATGATAAAAGATGAGAAAGAACTCACTTGGTGGCAAATTCATCTTCGAGAACTTTTTAAATACTTATCCCTATACTTTTCTTTCGGTATCACCCATTTGGCTAGCTTTTATATGATCAGCGAACGAAAGGATAAACGAACGATACATGATTTAATTTTCAAAACACGTGTCGTAGACTTAGACCCTCAATTATTATATGCACAACGCGATCAAGCAGCTGAAGACGATTACTATAACCATTATAATTCCCAACGAAGCATCCGCTAA
- a CDS encoding YibE/F family protein codes for MKRKEIVFVSVFVLLLAILWFLPTGYEQQIYINSSGVKATVRSVNNSGVYTTGLLNQGDQRCEIEILSGAHKGEIVEGMNLLTGKLEVDKLYEVGDKVWTLIEQNSSGQVIFANLIDYYRLDEQLILVGCFIFLLIMVSGFTGVRTLLSFAFALLSICKILIPSLLRGWNPLFMALMVGNLLTIVTLLLVAGWTKKAYTAIASSMICSFLTCLLAVWFGRLFNIDGAVMDWSESLLYSGYQNLDLDGIFQAGIYLACSGAVLDLAIDISAALEEVLKHHPTIKRTALIKSGLTIGKSVIGSQMTTLLLAYMGSYITILMVYLAQGTPLLSILNSQKISAEILHTFIGCMGLVLVSPLTALICGVFYCPISRKKQEELVMELTQ; via the coding sequence GTGAAGCGTAAAGAGATAGTATTTGTTAGTGTTTTTGTTTTGTTGTTAGCGATTCTTTGGTTTTTACCAACAGGTTATGAACAGCAGATTTATATTAATTCATCAGGCGTTAAAGCAACCGTGAGATCTGTCAATAACAGTGGGGTTTACACGACTGGATTACTTAATCAGGGGGATCAGCGATGCGAAATTGAAATTTTAAGTGGAGCACATAAAGGTGAAATCGTTGAAGGAATGAATCTTTTAACGGGAAAACTAGAAGTCGATAAGTTATATGAAGTCGGAGATAAGGTATGGACGTTGATTGAGCAAAATTCATCAGGTCAAGTCATATTTGCTAATTTAATTGATTATTATCGATTGGACGAACAACTGATTTTAGTTGGTTGTTTTATCTTCTTACTCATTATGGTTTCTGGATTTACCGGGGTTCGGACGTTATTGTCTTTTGCTTTTGCATTACTGAGCATTTGTAAAATCTTAATTCCGTCCTTATTAAGAGGTTGGAATCCACTTTTTATGGCTTTAATGGTGGGGAATTTATTAACCATCGTGACGTTGTTATTAGTAGCAGGCTGGACCAAAAAGGCTTATACAGCCATAGCAAGTTCGATGATTTGTTCTTTTTTGACTTGTTTATTAGCGGTATGGTTTGGAAGATTATTTAATATTGATGGAGCGGTAATGGATTGGTCAGAATCGCTTTTGTATTCAGGTTATCAAAATTTGGATTTAGACGGTATTTTTCAAGCGGGTATTTATTTAGCATGTTCGGGTGCCGTTCTAGATTTAGCCATTGATATTTCAGCGGCACTTGAGGAGGTGTTAAAGCATCATCCGACCATCAAACGCACTGCCTTAATTAAATCGGGACTTACAATTGGAAAGTCAGTTATTGGGAGTCAAATGACGACCTTGCTGTTGGCTTATATGGGAAGTTACATTACGATTTTAATGGTTTATTTAGCACAAGGAACGCCTTTGTTATCCATTTTAAATTCTCAAAAGATTTCAGCTGAAATTTTGCACACGTTTATTGGATGTATGGGACTGGTGCTGGTTTCTCCTTTAACTGCTTTGATTTGTGGAGTTTTTTATTGTCCTATATCAAGAAAGAAACAAGAAGAATTAGTGATGGAACTAACTCAATAA
- a CDS encoding alkaline phosphatase: MNKKWLNILLSMATALTVVMGCSNEEEKSVSVAETIEVTVAPKYVFMFIGDGMSQVQVNAAQVYTGNDGEGEITTNNLNFTAFPTVGLVTTHNSTSFVPDSASTATALSSGVKTHSGVIGLEANKTKVTESITEKLKLAGKKIGIVTTVTINHATPAAYYAHVPSRGDYYEIATQLATSNFDYFGGGSIAQPTGKNEDERNVYEIIEENGYQVAKTKEDILALDSSSGKVYAQSPVLQDSGAMPYAIDAKEDDLMLADFVEKGIKVLDNEQGFFMMVESGKVDWACHANDAMTAIAEVLAFEDAVQVAIDFANEHPEETLILVTGDHETGGMSIGYAKTGYHTAFELLKAQKMSYVAFDELIKDLKASNPNLTFEDVYPIIKENFGLISSEDEEATHGEKALFVMSDDELKKLKAGFEESMKNKDDRDQTEEAQILYGGYDPLSVSLTHLLNNKAGIGWTSYAHTGAPVAIYARGVGAELFSGFYDNVDVFHKLVEICQVD; the protein is encoded by the coding sequence ATGAATAAAAAATGGTTAAACATCCTATTATCAATGGCAACTGCTTTAACGGTTGTGATGGGGTGTTCAAATGAAGAAGAAAAATCAGTATCAGTTGCTGAAACAATTGAAGTGACGGTGGCGCCTAAGTATGTATTTATGTTCATTGGAGATGGAATGTCACAGGTTCAGGTAAATGCTGCCCAAGTCTATACAGGAAATGATGGAGAGGGTGAAATCACAACTAATAATTTAAATTTTACAGCTTTTCCTACGGTTGGATTGGTCACGACACATAATTCAACGTCTTTCGTTCCAGACTCAGCCTCTACAGCTACAGCTTTATCTTCTGGTGTGAAAACGCATAGCGGAGTCATTGGGTTAGAAGCAAATAAAACGAAGGTAACAGAAAGCATCACTGAAAAATTAAAATTAGCAGGAAAAAAAATTGGAATTGTGACAACAGTCACGATTAATCATGCAACCCCTGCAGCGTATTATGCTCATGTTCCATCTCGAGGTGATTATTACGAGATTGCCACACAATTAGCAACATCTAACTTTGATTATTTTGGCGGGGGAAGCATTGCACAGCCAACGGGAAAAAATGAAGATGAACGAAATGTGTATGAGATCATTGAAGAAAATGGATATCAAGTAGCTAAGACGAAGGAAGATATTTTGGCGCTTGACTCCTCATCAGGTAAGGTATATGCTCAAAGTCCTGTGTTACAAGATTCAGGAGCCATGCCTTATGCCATTGATGCCAAAGAAGACGATTTAATGTTGGCTGATTTTGTCGAGAAAGGGATTAAAGTCCTAGATAACGAACAAGGATTTTTTATGATGGTAGAGTCAGGGAAAGTCGATTGGGCTTGTCATGCAAATGATGCCATGACGGCCATTGCTGAAGTGTTAGCTTTTGAAGATGCCGTTCAAGTGGCAATTGATTTTGCAAATGAGCATCCTGAAGAAACGTTAATTTTGGTGACCGGTGATCATGAAACAGGAGGAATGAGTATTGGATATGCTAAAACAGGTTATCATACAGCGTTTGAGTTGTTAAAGGCACAAAAAATGTCTTATGTTGCGTTTGATGAATTAATTAAAGATTTAAAAGCAAGCAACCCAAATTTAACGTTTGAGGATGTATATCCGATTATTAAAGAAAACTTTGGATTGATATCATCAGAAGATGAAGAGGCTACTCATGGAGAAAAGGCATTGTTTGTCATGTCGGATGATGAGTTGAAGAAATTAAAGGCTGGCTTTGAAGAGTCGATGAAAAATAAGGATGATCGAGATCAAACTGAGGAGGCTCAAATTTTATATGGCGGATATGATCCACTATCGGTTAGCTTAACTCATCTTTTAAATAATAAAGCAGGTATTGGTTGGACATCTTATGCGCATACGGGAGCACCGGTTGCGATTTATGCGAGAGGTGTTGGAGCTGAATTGTTTAGTGGATTTTACGATAATGTGGATGTCTTTCATAAATTAGTTGAAATTTGTCAGGTAGATTAA
- the ffh gene encoding signal recognition particle protein produces MAFETLSERLQSALKSVTRKGKLTEKDVDVMMREVRLALLEADVNIKVVREFINEVKEKAVGEAVLKSLTPGQQVIKIVNEELTKLMGDSAAELNFGHAKPAVFMMVGLQGAGKTTHTGKISSYLRKKEKKNPLLVACDVYRPAAVDQLKTIGKQLNIPVYEKGTSMNPVDIAKEAMTYARENGHDLVIIDTAGRLHIDEQLMDELKNIKELVNPQEILLVVDAMTGQDAVNVAQSFHDQLDLTGVVLTKLDGDTRGGAALSIRKITNVPIKFIGLGEKLDTLEVFHPERMASRILGMGDVMTLIERAQENFDEEESMKLADKMMNATYDFNDFLKQMKQMKKLGAFEDILKMIPGVGNQLKDINIDPKQMARVEAIIYSMTEQERKNPDLINASRKQRIAKGCGCDIAEVNRMIKQFTDMRKMMKKFSSMDPRQMERMANALQRGGNPGAMGGFGGMMGQGKKGKGKGRGGFRF; encoded by the coding sequence ATGGCATTTGAAACATTATCAGAACGACTACAATCGGCCTTAAAAAGTGTCACACGTAAAGGAAAATTAACTGAAAAAGATGTTGACGTGATGATGCGTGAAGTACGCTTAGCGTTACTTGAAGCCGATGTTAATATTAAAGTTGTACGTGAATTTATTAATGAAGTTAAGGAAAAAGCTGTCGGAGAAGCTGTTTTAAAAAGCTTAACACCAGGGCAGCAAGTGATTAAGATTGTTAATGAAGAGTTAACGAAATTAATGGGGGATAGCGCGGCTGAGTTAAACTTTGGTCATGCTAAACCAGCTGTTTTTATGATGGTCGGATTACAAGGAGCCGGGAAAACGACACACACAGGAAAAATTTCAAGTTATTTACGTAAAAAAGAAAAGAAAAATCCATTATTAGTTGCCTGTGACGTGTATCGTCCTGCTGCCGTTGATCAGTTAAAAACAATCGGTAAGCAATTAAATATTCCGGTTTATGAAAAAGGAACATCAATGAACCCAGTTGATATCGCAAAAGAAGCGATGACTTATGCTCGTGAAAATGGTCATGATTTAGTCATTATCGATACAGCTGGACGTCTACATATTGATGAGCAATTAATGGATGAGTTAAAAAATATTAAAGAGCTTGTTAATCCTCAAGAAATCTTATTAGTCGTTGATGCGATGACTGGACAAGATGCGGTTAATGTCGCTCAATCATTCCATGATCAATTGGATTTAACAGGGGTTGTGTTAACGAAGTTAGATGGTGATACTCGTGGTGGTGCTGCTTTATCAATTCGTAAAATTACTAATGTTCCAATTAAATTCATCGGTCTTGGTGAAAAATTAGATACATTAGAAGTCTTCCATCCAGAGCGTATGGCATCTCGTATTTTAGGAATGGGAGATGTTATGACCTTAATCGAACGTGCTCAAGAAAACTTCGATGAAGAAGAAAGCATGAAGTTAGCGGACAAAATGATGAATGCTACTTATGACTTTAATGATTTCTTAAAGCAAATGAAACAAATGAAAAAACTTGGAGCATTTGAAGATATTTTAAAAATGATTCCGGGTGTCGGAAACCAATTAAAAGATATTAATATTGATCCAAAACAAATGGCACGTGTTGAAGCGATTATTTACTCAATGACAGAGCAAGAGCGTAAAAATCCTGATTTAATTAATGCAAGTCGTAAGCAACGTATTGCAAAAGGTTGCGGATGTGATATTGCAGAAGTTAATCGTATGATTAAACAATTTACAGATATGCGTAAAATGATGAAGAAATTCTCAAGCATGGATCCACGACAGATGGAACGTATGGCCAATGCCTTGCAACGCGGAGGTAATCCAGGTGCAATGGGTGGCTTTGGAGGCATGATGGGACAAGGTAAAAAAGGAAAAGGTAAAGGTCGCGGTGGCTTCCGTTTCTAA
- a CDS encoding putative DNA-binding protein — MLEKVNRMNELYDAYQVLLTSKQKTYLELYYQEDLSLSEIAEQFEVSRNAVFDNIKRTEKLLEDYETKLQLLKKREIREEILDQMQVHTQDEQMMKWINELQQLDLEV; from the coding sequence ATGTTAGAAAAAGTCAATCGAATGAATGAACTGTATGATGCATATCAAGTATTATTAACATCAAAGCAGAAGACTTATCTTGAGCTTTATTACCAAGAAGATTTATCGTTGAGTGAAATTGCTGAACAATTTGAGGTAAGTCGTAATGCCGTGTTTGATAACATTAAACGAACAGAGAAATTGTTAGAAGATTATGAAACGAAGTTACAATTATTAAAAAAGCGTGAAATACGTGAAGAAATTTTAGATCAGATGCAAGTTCATACACAGGATGAGCAGATGATGAAGTGGATTAATGAGTTGCAACAACTCGATTTGGAGGTTTAA
- the ftsY gene encoding signal recognition particle-docking protein FtsY produces MGLFDRLKSMVLGKKEVSETEIRAQQHYKEGMKKTRGNLLKQLQSVFSSYNDINEEMFEELEEIFIMADIGVNTVVDFIDQLKETVREHNVTDPKELQRIMVDKLFEIYVKGEFVNSNLRLNKEGLTVILFVGVNGVGKTTSIAKIAHQLKGKGKSVLLAAGDTFRAGAIEQLQVWGDRIGVDVVSLSEGSDPSAVMFDAIKEAKARNVDVLLCDTAGRLQNKVNLMKELEKIKRVIEREVPGAPHDTLLVIDATTGQNGMNQAKAFLEATDVSGIVLTKLDGTAKGGIVLAIRNEIGIPIKFVGLGEKAEDLVHFDIEQYIYGLFADLFENEAE; encoded by the coding sequence ATGGGTTTATTTGATCGTCTAAAGTCGATGGTACTTGGAAAAAAAGAAGTCTCTGAGACAGAAATTCGTGCTCAGCAACATTATAAAGAAGGTATGAAAAAAACACGTGGTAACCTTTTAAAACAGTTACAGTCTGTTTTTTCAAGCTATAATGACATTAATGAAGAGATGTTTGAAGAGTTAGAAGAAATCTTCATTATGGCTGATATTGGTGTTAATACCGTGGTAGATTTCATTGATCAATTAAAAGAGACTGTACGCGAACATAATGTTACGGATCCAAAAGAATTACAGCGTATTATGGTCGATAAACTATTTGAAATTTACGTTAAAGGTGAGTTTGTGAACTCAAACTTACGTCTGAATAAAGAAGGATTAACTGTTATTTTATTTGTTGGGGTAAATGGGGTTGGAAAAACAACCTCAATTGCAAAAATTGCTCATCAATTAAAAGGAAAAGGAAAGTCTGTTTTATTAGCCGCAGGAGATACGTTCCGTGCAGGTGCAATTGAACAATTACAGGTTTGGGGAGACCGCATTGGGGTCGATGTGGTGTCATTAAGTGAAGGTTCAGACCCATCAGCCGTTATGTTTGATGCGATTAAAGAAGCGAAGGCTCGTAATGTTGATGTGTTATTATGTGATACGGCAGGACGTTTACAAAATAAAGTTAACTTAATGAAAGAGTTAGAAAAAATTAAACGCGTGATTGAACGTGAAGTTCCAGGAGCGCCTCATGATACATTATTAGTCATTGATGCAACAACAGGACAAAACGGAATGAATCAAGCGAAGGCGTTTTTAGAAGCGACAGATGTATCTGGAATTGTTTTAACAAAATTAGATGGAACAGCAAAAGGTGGAATTGTTTTAGCCATTCGAAATGAAATTGGGATTCCGATTAAATTTGTTGGTTTAGGAGAAAAAGCCGAAGATTTAGTTCACTTTGATATTGAACAATATATTTATGGATTATTTGCAGATTTATTTGAAAATGAAGCGGAGTAA